In one Nicotiana tomentosiformis chromosome 6, ASM39032v3, whole genome shotgun sequence genomic region, the following are encoded:
- the LOC138894203 gene encoding uncharacterized protein, giving the protein MDDLSGIRKDNAENVETSDDRNTPAQNELGYEPPKFEIFDGTGDPNVYLRTYCEKLVGVGKDERIHMKLFMRSLIGDALSWYISQNPKKWVNWVSMASNFMDQFRFNTENALDIFYIQNLKKNPTEPFREYATWWRSKAAK; this is encoded by the exons atggaCGATTTAAGCGGTATTAGAAAGGATAatgcagagaacgttgaaacCTCGGACGATCGGAATACTCCAGCACAGAATGAATTG GGTTACGaacctcctaagtttgaaatATTCGACGGGACTGGTGATCCGAATGTGTATTTGAGAACGTATTGTGAAAAGCTTGTAGGGGTTGGcaaggatgaaagaatccacatgaagctgttcatgagaagcctcattGGAGACgccctgtcttggtacatcagtcagaacccaaagaaatgggttaattgggtgagcatggcatcaaATTTCATGGATcagttcaggtttaacacagaaaatgcactagacattttctacattcagaatctcaagaagaatcCAACGGAacctttccgcgagtatgctacttggTGGAGGTCTAAAGCTGCAAAGTAA